The Phaeocystidibacter marisrubri DNA segment ACCTTCCGGCCATTGTACTGGTGGGGTTCTTTGGAAATGGAATCCCCTATGCACTTTTCGCGTGGGCGATCATGCACATTCCGAGTTCAGTAGCGGGAATTATGAACTCACTCACTCCACTCTTCACGCTGATTGTTGGGGTAATCCTTTACAAAAATCCTATTCGCAAATTCCAAGTTATCGGTGTGCTCCTTGGCCTCTTTGGTGCGATTTATCTCATTCAATCCTCGAATAGTCAAGCTATTGACGGAGAGGCCATTTACGCTATTCTGCCCATCATTGCATCTATGATGTATGCCATTGGTGTAAACACCATCAGCGCTAAGCTGCAACACTTGGATTCAGTGACCATCACGACGTTTGCGCTGACGGTAGTCGGCATACCAGCACTCCTCTCCATCTTCCTGTTTACAGATATTACAGACACACTTCAATCGGATCCACAAGCACTGGCAAGCACAGGTTACATTGCTATTTTGGGTTTGATGGGAACTGGAATCGCAATCATTCTCTTCAATTACCTTATCAAAAACGCCTCTACACTCTATGCTGTTTCCATCACCTATGCCGTTCCTATTATTGCAGTAGGCATGGGGGCAATGGATAACGAACCGATTACTTGGAGTCACTTGATTGGCATTGTCACTATTCTCATCGGTGTCTTCCTCATCAACTACAAGAAGTATAGAAAATAAGAAAGGCCACCAAATGGCAGCCTTTCTCTATTTCCTGTAGGTGAAAATTTAGAAGTCAGAAGCAGAAACTCCTGAGTTCACTTTAATTTCACTCACACTCATATCTATCGTCATACTCCCCCCTAATGGGAAGGTGTAAGCATGTGGGAATACAATGCCATTTACTTCCTTAAAGTTGGAGTAGTCTTGATTGCTAGTTACAGATCCCTGCGGCCCCTCTTCTGTGCTTGATTCACGGATCAACAATCCAGATTCTACAGCGAAGTAGTATGTTGTTTCGCCTTCTGAAACGGCATAAGCATTCACGCCATTTATTACAGCAACTTCATTAGAAAGTACGCCTTCAAAGTTTGAGAAGTCACGGAACATGAAGATAGGATCGTCAGCAAGAATTTCTGCTTTTGCCTCTTCTGGAATCGGTTGTTCCGAACCATTCGCAATCACTTTCACGTCAGAGCCATTGAGTACCATAGACTGAGCACCCATTGGAGACTGAATATCTGAGCGATACATGCCACCCTTCATCCATTTCTCCCCAATGCTGAGGGTTTGTCCCATAATACTACCGGAAGACTGCATAGAATACGACTTAACACCTGCCAATGCTTCCGCTCCTCCAAGAGCCTCAACGTAATTGTTCAACACCGCATCAACGGTAAGACCTTCTGGAATCATTTCAGCATCAGAAGCTGGCTGACCGAAGGCATCGAACATCTTCACCTCAC contains these protein-coding regions:
- a CDS encoding DMT family transporter, with protein sequence MKANQPIINAGIFVLLALTWGSSFILMKFGLKSFNGVEVALMRISFAMLFILMIGYKSFKKLRRADLPAIVLVGFFGNGIPYALFAWAIMHIPSSVAGIMNSLTPLFTLIVGVILYKNPIRKFQVIGVLLGLFGAIYLIQSSNSQAIDGEAIYAILPIIASMMYAIGVNTISAKLQHLDSVTITTFALTVVGIPALLSIFLFTDITDTLQSDPQALASTGYIAILGLMGTGIAIILFNYLIKNASTLYAVSITYAVPIIAVGMGAMDNEPITWSHLIGIVTILIGVFLINYKKYRK